The genomic region GTGAATGCGGCAACCTCGGATGCATCAGATTCAATTGGAAAGATTGCAATTCCTAAAGTGGGGATTCGATTACCCATTTTTTACGGATTATCTCAAAATAATTTGATGCGTGGGGCAGGAACAATGAAACAGGATGAACAAATGGGTGAAACTGGTAACTATGCCCTTGCTGGACACCACATGGAGAATGAAAAAATTCTTTTTGGCCCATTAGAAAACATCCAAAAAGGTGATAAAATCTACGTTACAAATGGACAAAATGTCTACACATATAAGGTCACCCAAAAAGTGATTGTTAATCAAACTCAAGTTCAATGGCTTGATAATGTTCCAAATCAAAAATTGATTACGTTGGTAACTTGTTCATCAGGACAAGAAGGTGTTCAAACACGAATCATTGTTCGCGGTGAACTTGTTGCGACACAAAATGCTACGAAAAAATCATTAAAGGTATTCAATGAATAGCTCAAAGGATGCGGAGTATAGAACATTGTAAAAATTAGTATATTGTGAGGAATTTAGATGTATATAATTACTAATCAAGCAATGCTACTGGCGATGCTTTTAGAAACGATTTTCTTGTATGTGTATACGATTCTTTTAATTAATAAAAAACTTTCTAGATTACAAATAAGACAAGTAATATTCTTTACAATTTTAGGTTTTCTAATCTATTTTGTAACGGATGTTTTTGAAAGATGGATTCCATCAGAGATTATTGCTAATTTATTCATACTGGCAACGTTATATGGAATTTTTTATGAAGACTTTCCCCAAAAGGATGAGCGTCGTTTATTAAAGATTAATATCTTGCTAGGATATGGTCTAATTCAAACGGTATTTTTATGTGTAAGCTTTATCCAATTTAAATTATTCAGTAATATTGCCGGAGTACGTGGCTTTGGTTTCGTCTTATTTATTCAAGGAATTGAATTTGCGATATTAATTTTGATTTTGATTGCTTGGAGAAAGATGAAAGTCTTTAAAACCATTAAAATGATGGATCGTAAATTGCTATTA from Ligilactobacillus cholophilus harbors:
- a CDS encoding class A sortase: MAKKKAKHLKNFFVGLLVVILTVAGLTLIFNEQIKTFIVNRMTTTALNQPIKKQQSTKKGNFDYDSVKTVDTKDVVNAATSDASDSIGKIAIPKVGIRLPIFYGLSQNNLMRGAGTMKQDEQMGETGNYALAGHHMENEKILFGPLENIQKGDKIYVTNGQNVYTYKVTQKVIVNQTQVQWLDNVPNQKLITLVTCSSGQEGVQTRIIVRGELVATQNATKKSLKVFNE